A single window of Candidatus Eisenbacteria bacterium DNA harbors:
- a CDS encoding DNA adenine methylase: MTRNKRLSMWSSLMPYLGGKRRLCPLIFREVDRILPRKLWPGLTFLDGFLGGGSVSLYAKAQGFRVVSVDIAERSIVVGRALIQNSSVRLRREDILRVAADKYEPPAQVEQNYAPQAFTRAQARLLDRILAMAGEARDMARQGLLRLLAVRVALLCHAMSSVRTGTIHRLSSGEYENITPSCLKGYVEGLRLNRPDRLWKVAQQINAGVFQGEAQVLKADIVKLLPTIEADIAYFDPPYPGVTSYEKEYKIIDEILEGTALPVSPFSAKDGASMIDGLFKQAKNIPVWILSLGNAEVTLGELEQKMRGYGREVKATEIRYMHKPSQSSEEKRQQNREFILVGWDPDAELIHNPSLTTVAAQGEA, encoded by the coding sequence ATGACACGAAACAAGAGACTTTCGATGTGGTCTTCGTTGATGCCCTACTTGGGCGGAAAACGCCGTCTTTGCCCCCTGATCTTCCGGGAAGTGGACCGAATCCTGCCACGGAAGCTATGGCCGGGGCTTACATTTCTCGACGGATTCCTTGGCGGCGGGTCGGTCTCGCTCTATGCCAAAGCCCAGGGATTCAGAGTCGTTTCGGTGGATATCGCCGAGCGGTCCATTGTGGTCGGGAGGGCATTGATACAAAACAGCTCGGTCCGGCTCCGGCGCGAGGACATTTTGCGGGTGGCGGCCGACAAGTACGAACCACCGGCTCAGGTTGAACAAAACTACGCGCCACAGGCGTTCACGCGGGCACAGGCGCGACTTCTCGACCGCATCCTAGCCATGGCCGGGGAGGCGCGAGATATGGCGCGACAGGGGCTCCTACGGCTCCTGGCGGTGCGTGTGGCGCTGTTGTGCCATGCCATGTCATCGGTGCGAACCGGCACCATTCACCGGCTATCCAGCGGCGAATATGAAAACATCACGCCATCCTGCCTTAAAGGATACGTCGAAGGACTACGCCTGAACCGTCCTGACCGCTTGTGGAAAGTAGCGCAGCAGATCAATGCCGGGGTGTTCCAGGGCGAGGCTCAGGTCCTGAAAGCAGACATTGTCAAACTCCTCCCCACGATCGAGGCCGACATCGCCTACTTCGACCCGCCGTATCCCGGCGTCACGAGCTACGAGAAGGAATACAAGATCATCGATGAGATCCTTGAGGGTACGGCCCTGCCGGTAAGCCCCTTCAGCGCCAAGGATGGGGCCTCGATGATCGACGGTTTGTTCAAGCAGGCCAAAAACATCCCGGTCTGGATTTTGAGCCTTGGCAATGCCGAGGTGACGCTGGGCGAGCTGGAGCAGAAGATGCGCGGCTATGGCCGGGAGGTGAAGGCCACCGAGATCCGGTACATGCACAAACCCTCCCAATCCAGCGAGGAGAAGAGGCAGCAGAACCGCGAATTCATTCTGGTCGGCTGGGATCCGGATGCAGAGCTGATCCATAACCCTTCACTCACAA